The segment gctacatgcaaggcaagttctttaaccCCTGTGAAATATTTGTGGCCTCAAGGACAGTAGTGGTTTTAGAAAGTCCTTAAAGGcatttttcacttgtttgtttctcaaagtataaataaatgggTTTAACATGGGCGAGATGGAAGTAATGAATACTGATGCAACCTTATTAGTAGCCATTTCATCTTTTGCAGAAGGTTTGATATAGATGAAGATACAGCTGCCGTAAGTGATGGAAACCACAATCAAGTGGGAAGAACACGTAGAAAATGCCTTTATCTTTTGCTGAGCAGAGGGGAACCTAAGTATCGTGCGAATGATGCTTCCATAGGACCAAACCACAAATGTGAGAGTCACTAGTAGAATAaatgaagaacagaaaagaaCCATCTTCTCTATTACTTCTGTATCAAAACATGAGATCTTCAGGAGAGGATTAGCATCACAGATAACATAGTCGATTTTAGAGTCACAGAATTCCATTGTCAGTAGATAGCTAAATGGTGGCATTATGATCAATATTGTAATTATCCAACAGCCACAGAGAAGCTTTTTGCAGACCATGGGATTCATGATAGTCATATAATGAAGGGGTTTACAGATGGCTACATAACGATCATAGGACATAGTTGCCAGAAGATAAAATTCTACTATAGCAAACAGGTCTGTGAAAAATAACTGAGACATACAAGCACTGAAGTTAATGGTTCTATCTCCTGTTGCTATATTGTACAAGAATCTAGGGACACAGGTAGATGTGAATGAGATTTCTAAGAAGGAAAATTTTGCAAGAAATAGAACATGGCAGTTTTAAGGTGGGCATCCACAAGGGTGAGAATGATGATGGTCAGGTTTCCAACAGCACTCAACATGTAGGTGataaatagaaatatgaaaagtAGGATCTGCAGTTGTGGGTCATCTGTCAATCCCACAAGGATAAATGTGGTTACTGGTGTGTGATTTCTCATTCCAGTCTTATATCTTGATCTAAGTGTAAAATGTGAAGAGATAAgagtaggataaaaaaaaaaagaatgttacttTAACTTGGATtattgttcactgtcactgtatcactttcatcccattactcatcaatttgcttgagaggaaactagtaatgtctccattgtgagacatgctaatgtttttggcatatcaaatatgccacggcgagcttgccaggttctgccatactggtgagatagtctcggtagcttgccgtgctgtccaagaggaacagaggaatcgaacccagatcatcCACATGCATATAAATGCTCTAtcagctgttctattgctccagccaaggaTTTTTGTTGGAGATGTCAATTAATACTTAATTCTTGATTTGACTGTTTTTGAGTTTtatggggttacttctgggtttgcactcagaaatcactgccaACATaattgggagaccttatgggatgccaggggtatcaaacctaggttggctacatgcaagataatTGTCCTTCTGCTGTTCTCTGATTTCAGACcctcatttcatctctgaatggTGATAAACTTGTTTACTATTTTGGATCTAAGTGGTTTGATCCAAATCTTCTCTGtcatggaaaacaaacaaataaatcctCCTCAAATATCTAGGAATCCTTGTAATTAGGAAAGTAAAAACCCActtagtgaaaattatttttcatttttgagggaaagagaagaccaaagaaaatggaaacataccccTTGCGATGGAGTGGGAAGATCAACATCATTCAAATCACCATGTTCTCCAAATAATTGACAGATCAAACTTGATCTGCATGAAAATTTTTATGTCATACTTTAATGCCATAGAAATACAAATCTAAAATTTAACTGAAATTATAAATCTACTAGAATAgtcaaaataattctgaaaaaaatgtatgGAAAGTGTTACATTTTTAGACTTTATTTTAAGCTGAAAATAGGTGTAATCAAAGTTTCCTGACACTAGAACAAAGATAGACTCTCacaatcaatgaaatgaatagaaatctcTGATATTAATGGTCAAAGGTAGAAACAATTGATTAATAGTGAATTTGTACATGAGGTGCAGGAAAGAGAGCCTCTTTGACAAATTGTGCTGGGAAATTTTGTTTGCCATAGGGAAATCAATGAATTTAGACCCCTATCTTATGTTTCACAAATGTCATAACAAGATGGAATAAAGCACCTGATTTACCTAAGCATACAACAAACCTGTATGTTTAAAATACATGTAGAAAAGCACAAGCCGACTCTCCAACAATTTGACTCTCAGAGGAGTCCGGAATGATGGAATGTTATCAACAACATTAACAGCAGTAGAAATAAATGGGAGTATAGCAAACAAAATGTTTTCTGCACCAGACAAGATATGGAGACCTAAATGAAGAAACAGCCTGCAGACTCAGAGGAACTCTTCCTAACATTCATAAGACAAAGGGCTTTTTTACAATGACACATAAAGAACTTTCAAAGCTCAACAATAACCAAAAACTCacaacagaaaagggaaaaggagacaTTTCTTCGAAACATGGTCAATGGACAATTAAAAATGTTCATCGTTCATGactgtcagggaaatgcaaataaaaacagtaagatATCACCAAAATCCAGAAAAATTGATATATATGAACACGAATAGAAATACTAAGCATGTATGGGATGTGTTGAAAAAGAAATGCTTAATCATGGTTGGTGGGACTGTTCTGTACTACAGACTGAAAAACAGTTTGGAGACCTGTCAGAACATTACCAACGGACAGATATTCCACTCCTGGAAATCTATCCCAAGAGCACAAAGAcattaatctgaaaagaaatatatcaattattaaacaaatattttcagtagCCAACATCAGGAAATAACAGTACTCAACATAAATGAGTACCATTTGGTAAACAAAATGGGGTaactatacacaatggaattttaTTCTGCTGTGACAAAACTAGCTGTGTAGATTGCTGtcacttggatggaattggaaatGGCCATGCAAAGTGAgctgaatgaaaaaaatgtaaaaaataagcaGATGATTTTACTCATGCATAGATACAAAGAAACACAATAGGATTAGAAAATTCCCAATGCAAACAATTTCTGAAATATGATTGCTAGAACCATATACAGTTCCTGTTGATACCTTTATATTCCTTGTCCACTGGATAGCTTTTCCCAGTATTATATTGGTGATTTTACTATAGCTCTAGAGTTTCAAACaatgttattaaattttatgCTTGAACAATTGTTCCAGCAGtaagtttattttctgaaagtatcctgcccatgtCGCAGATCCTGGAAGGCCACCAGTGGCGTATTCCAAAAACAggaataagtctcagaatggtgatgttactggtgcccgctcaagcaatttgatgaacaatggcaGGACAGTGCTAAGTTTATTTCCAATGACACATTCAGTATCTCTGGAAATATTAATGATGATTTTAATAAATTCCCTATAGTCCAAGTGTGTTcacttttaaaaatccctttcaaGAACACCAAGAAATAATTTTGGATTAATTTTCCTATAAAATAGACTGCAATTACAACCCTGGTTTAACATCATTTAGAAATAATATCCAATCTCATGATTGCATGATAAAATAGtacaatgaatttatttttctgcagCTTCTATAATTGACTCTTTCATCAGTTTCACCTGTCAGTAACAGctgattttttcaaatttaagagGATTGATTACAACAATAAACACATAATGTCTTAGAATAAAGGTAGTATAAAAATCTCGACTTTGACTTCCAATTATTCTTTCTGATATTATACTCAGCACCTTCATTACCAGAAATTTATGCTACTACGTTTGCACATTAAACAGAAGTGCCTGTGATGGAATGTTTCATTTCCTGTATTATTTACATAATGGTGAATTTTGGTGACTATAAATGTTCCGTGTCAGTAATAGATTAAGGACAAAGGCCGTTCCATTTTTAGTATGAGGCACTAGATTTCCGATTTCCTCTAAGCATTATTACATAGTAAATGACAAGGGAAGATATTTCTAATAGTCAAGCGAAAATCAAGTATATCACTTATCCatgctaaggaaaaaaaatataactCTAAAACTATCATTATCTAACCCTACTATCATTTCTGGATATTTACTCTTTATTACACCCACAAGAATTACAAATGTGTGTCCAATAAATGCTAAATTATTCCTTTATTTCCCCATCAGGTGAATAACGAATGATAATCATTATAGTTTATCAATAAAAGTGAATCTATAATTCATAACTAAGCATTAATGGTAGGTGAACTTATTCCATCTCAATTAGAGAATAACCGTCAGGTAATCACAAAGTCTTCGGGCTTCCTGGAAATGTTCTGaaacaaatgacaaaattatttatCCCTCATGACTTTCAAAGTGTCATTTGAACACAAAGTCATATCTTAGGCTCAAAATCCCTTATCTCTGTTGGCAATCAGGAATAATGGACTTGAAAATGTAAATTAGTCATATATTTTCTTGGTAGTGTGCTTCTGTTAAGTTTTACATTTAATTAATATAGTAAATCCTAATTCTAATACTGCATTTATTTTGGA is part of the Sorex araneus isolate mSorAra2 chromosome 2, mSorAra2.pri, whole genome shotgun sequence genome and harbors:
- the LOC101536898 gene encoding olfactory receptor 6C2-like, giving the protein MSYDRYVAICKPLHYMTIMNPMVCKKLLCGCWIITILIIMPPFSYLLTMEFCDSKIDYVICDANPLLKISCFDTEVIEKMVLFCSSFILLVTLTFVVWSYGSIIRTILRFPSAQQKIKAFSTCSSHLIVVSITYGSCIFIYIKPSAKDEMATNKVASVFITSISPMLNPFIYTLRNKQVKNAFKDFLKPLLSLRPQIFHRG